The following proteins come from a genomic window of Paenibacillus swuensis:
- a CDS encoding ribonuclease J, with translation MSKKNNIDKLSIFALGGVGEIGKNMYCIQYANDIVVVDAGLKFPEEDMLGVDIVIPDISYLTENKDKVRAIIITHGHEDHIGGLPYVLKFLNVPLYATKLTLGLIESKLKEANLLGETKRILINADSELQLGVIRATFFKTNHSIPDSVGVALDTPEGVVVHTGDFKFDQTPVNNQFADMHRMAEIGSKGVLALLSDSTNAERPGFTPSERSVGEELEEIFRKSKQRVVVATFASNVHRVQQVIDAAIATNRKMTVIGRSMVNVVNIASELGYLNIPDGMLIEPEEVNKMSADRVVILSTGSQGEPMSALTRMARSTHRKIDILPGDTVIIAATPIPGNEKYVGRTVDELMRLGANVIYGPGSVSGVHVSGHGSQEELKLMLTLMQPKYFIPIHGEYRMLRHHGMLAESIGVEKENIFLVDNGDIVEIQNGSARKSGKVQAGNVLIDGLGVGDVGNIVLRDRKLLSQDGILVVVVTLSKQEGNILSGPDIISRGFVYVRESEGLLDEANKIVTNTLNRLMSDNVNEWASLKTHVKEALGRFLYEQTRRRPMILPIIMEV, from the coding sequence TTGTCAAAGAAGAACAACATTGATAAACTATCCATTTTCGCACTAGGCGGCGTAGGCGAAATTGGCAAGAACATGTATTGCATTCAATATGCAAACGATATCGTAGTCGTAGACGCTGGCTTGAAGTTCCCCGAGGAGGACATGCTGGGTGTCGACATTGTCATTCCCGATATTTCTTACTTAACAGAGAACAAGGATAAGGTAAGAGCCATTATCATTACCCACGGACATGAAGATCATATCGGCGGATTGCCATATGTTCTCAAGTTTTTGAACGTGCCGTTGTATGCTACAAAGCTGACACTTGGACTCATTGAAAGTAAGCTGAAGGAAGCTAACTTACTGGGTGAAACGAAGCGGATTCTGATTAATGCCGATTCCGAACTTCAACTGGGTGTCATTCGCGCCACATTCTTCAAGACGAACCACAGTATTCCGGATTCCGTCGGTGTTGCTCTGGATACGCCAGAGGGCGTAGTCGTGCACACGGGTGACTTTAAATTCGATCAAACGCCGGTTAATAATCAGTTCGCTGATATGCACCGTATGGCGGAAATCGGAAGTAAAGGAGTACTTGCACTTTTATCTGACAGTACCAATGCGGAACGTCCTGGTTTTACACCTTCCGAGCGAAGTGTCGGAGAAGAATTGGAAGAAATTTTCCGTAAGTCCAAGCAACGGGTTGTAGTAGCCACGTTCGCTTCCAACGTACATCGTGTACAGCAGGTTATTGACGCTGCGATCGCGACTAACCGTAAGATGACTGTTATCGGTCGCAGTATGGTAAACGTGGTCAACATTGCTAGCGAATTGGGTTATCTTAACATTCCGGACGGCATGTTAATCGAGCCTGAAGAAGTGAACAAGATGTCAGCCGATCGTGTGGTTATCCTTTCCACAGGCAGCCAAGGTGAGCCGATGTCCGCGCTTACACGTATGGCGCGTTCCACGCATCGTAAGATTGATATTTTGCCTGGCGACACCGTCATTATTGCAGCTACTCCGATTCCAGGTAACGAGAAGTATGTAGGTCGTACAGTGGACGAGCTGATGCGTCTGGGTGCCAACGTGATTTACGGACCAGGTTCCGTATCTGGCGTTCACGTATCCGGTCACGGCAGCCAGGAAGAGCTGAAGCTTATGCTTACCTTGATGCAGCCGAAGTACTTCATTCCGATTCACGGTGAGTACAGAATGCTTAGACATCATGGCATGCTTGCTGAATCGATCGGTGTTGAGAAGGAAAATATTTTCCTTGTTGATAATGGAGATATCGTTGAAATTCAGAACGGTTCCGCACGGAAGTCTGGCAAGGTTCAAGCTGGTAATGTGTTGATTGACGGTCTGGGTGTTGGCGATGTCGGTAATATTGTTTTGCGTGACCGGAAGCTGCTCTCCCAAGATGGAATCTTAGTAGTGGTAGTCACGCTTAGCAAGCAAGAAGGCAATATTTTGTCAGGTCCTGATATCATTTCTCGCGGGTTCGTATATGTTCGTGAATCCGAAGGATTGTTGGATGAGGCCAACAAGATTGTTACGAACACATTAAATCGCTTGATGAGCGACAATGTAAATGAGTGGGCTTCACTCAAGACACACGTTAAGGAAGCGCTTGGTCGATTCCTATATGAGCAAACTCGCAGAAGACCTATGATTTTGCCTATCATTATGGAAGTTTAA